One Microtus ochrogaster isolate Prairie Vole_2 unplaced genomic scaffold, MicOch1.0 UNK106, whole genome shotgun sequence genomic window carries:
- the Slc5a6 gene encoding sodium-dependent multivitamin transporter isoform X1: protein MSMGESTSAPFHTTSDTSRVISSFSVVDYVVFGLLLLLSLIIGLYHACRGWGRHTVGELLLADRKMGCLPVALSLLATFQSAVAILGAPAEIYRFGTQYWFLGCSYFLGLLIPAHIFIPVFYRLHLTSAYEYLELRFNKVVRILGTVTFIFQMVIYMGVALYAPSLALNAVTGFDLWLSVLALGIVCNIYTALGGLKAVIWTDVFQTLVMFLGQLVVIIVGSARVGGLGHVWNVSSQYGRISGIELDPDPFVRHTFWTLAFGGVFMMLSLYGVNQAQVQRYLSSRSEKAAILSCYAVFPCQQVSLCMSSLIGLVMFAYYKKYTMSPQQEQAAPDQLVLYFVMDLLKDMPGLPGLFVACLFSGSLSTISSAFNSLATVTMEDLIQPWFPEMTETRAILLSRSLAFAYGLICLGMAYISSHLGSVLQAALSIFGMVGGPLLGLFCLGMFFPCANPLGAIVGLLTGLTMAFWIGIGSIVSRMSSSVASPPVNGSSSFLPSNLTITTMTTLMPSTTLSKPTGLQRFYSLSYLWYSAHNSTTVIVVGLIVSLLTGEGVELPHSLGKGECGAGP from the exons ATGAGTATGGGGGAGAGCACCTCAGCTCCCTTCCACACAACCTCAGACACCAGCAGGGttatttcctccttttctgtcGTGGACTATGTGGTGTTTGGCCTGTtgctccttctctccctcatcaTTGGGCTCTATCATGCTTGCCGTGGATGGGGCCGTCATACTGTTGGTGAGTTGCTGCTGGCAGACCGCAAAATGGGCTGCCTTCCCGTGGCACTGTCCCTGCTGGCCACCTTCCAGTCAGCAGTAGCCATCCTGGGGGCACCAGCTGAGATCTACCGATTCGGAACCCAGTATTGGTTCCTGGGATGCTCCTACTTCCTGGGACTTCTGATCCCTGCTCACATCTTCATCCCAGTCTTCTACCGCCTGCATCTTACCAGTGCCTATGAG TACCTGGAGCTCCGCTTCAATAAAGTAGTGAGGATCCTTGGAACTGTGACCTTCATCTTTCAGATG GTGATCTACATGGGTGTCGCTCTCTACGCACCATCCTTGGCCCTCAATGCAG TGACAGGATTTGATCTATGGCTGTCGGTCCTGGCCCTCGGAATTGTCTGCAACATCTACACTGCACTG ggTGGGCTCAAGGCTGTCATTTGGACAGATGTGTTCCAAACGCTGGTCATGTTCCTAGGGCAGCTGGTGGTTATCATTGTAGGCTCGGCCAGAGTGGGCGGCTTGGGTCATGTATGGAACGTGTCTTCCCAGTACGGCCGCATCTCTGGGATTGA GCTGGATCCTGACCCCTTTGTGCGTCATACTTTCTGGACTTTGGCCTTTGGGGGGGTTTTCATGATGCTGTCCTTGTATGGAGTGAATCAGGCTCAGGTGCAGCGCTACCTCAGCTCCCGCTCAGAGAAAGCTGCTATTCT TTCCTGCTATGCGGTGTTCCCCTGCCAACAAGTGTCCCTGTGCATGAGCTCCCTCATTGGTCTGGTCATGTTTGCCTATTATAAGAAATATACTATGAGCCCCCAGCAAGAGCAAGCAGCACCTGACCAG CTAGTGCTCTATTTCGTCATGGACCTCCTGAAGGACATGCCGGGGCTGCCTGGGCTCTTTGTCGCCTGCCTCTTCAGTGGATCCCTCAG CACCATATCATCTGCATTCAATTCACTGGCAACTGTCACCATGGAGGACCTAATTCAGCCTTGGTTCCCTGAGATGACTGAAACCCGGGCCATCCTGCTTTCCCGAAGCCTTG CCTTTGCCTATGGACTGATTTGCCTGGGAATGGCCTATATTTCCTCTCATCTGGGATCAGTGCTCCAG GCAGCACTCAGCATCTTTGGCATGGTTGGAGGGCCACTGCTGGGACTTTTCTGCCTGGGGATGTTCTTCCCGTGTGCCAACCCTCTT GGTGCCATCGTAGGCCTGTTGACTGGCCTCACCATGGCCTTCTGGATCGGCATTGGGAGCATAGTGAGCAGGATGAGCTCTTCTGTGGCATCCCCTCCTGTTAATGGGTCCAGCTCCTTCCTGCCCAGCAACTTGACCATCACCACTATGACTACTCTGATGCCTTCTACCACCCTGTCCAA GCCCACAGGACTGCAGCGGTTCTACTCCCTGTCCTATTTATGGTACAGTGCGCACAACTCCACCACGGTCATTGTCGTGGGCCTGATTGTCAGTCTGCTCACCGGTGAGGGCGTGGAACTGCCACACAGTCTGGGGAAG